The following are encoded in a window of Chitinophagaceae bacterium genomic DNA:
- a CDS encoding acyl-CoA thioesterase, which produces MDKKAVESLVVMTELVLPNDTNTFGNLMGGRLMYWMDIAAALAAMKHCGAPVVTASVDNISFESPIKLGNVVHIEAKLTRAFNSSMEVHLNVWGEDAIQQYRYKSNQAYYTFVSLDPNGKPRKVNQVVPETEEEKKLFDGALRRRQLRLILGGKMKPQEAAELKALFVKD; this is translated from the coding sequence ATGGATAAAAAAGCAGTTGAATCGCTGGTGGTGATGACCGAGCTGGTGTTGCCGAATGATACAAATACTTTTGGGAACCTGATGGGCGGACGGCTCATGTACTGGATGGATATTGCTGCTGCCCTGGCGGCCATGAAGCACTGCGGCGCTCCCGTAGTTACGGCTTCGGTGGATAACATTTCTTTTGAAAGCCCTATAAAACTCGGGAACGTTGTACACATAGAAGCAAAGCTGACCCGTGCTTTCAACAGCAGCATGGAAGTGCATTTAAATGTGTGGGGCGAGGATGCGATACAACAATACCGCTACAAAAGCAACCAGGCCTATTACACATTTGTTTCGCTTGACCCCAACGGGAAACCGAGAAAGGTGAACCAGGTGGTACCCGAAACAGAGGAGGAAAAGAAATTATTTGATGGTGCATTACGAAGAAGACAGTTGCGCCTGATACTTGGCGGAAAGATGAAACCGCAGGAAGCCGCCGAACTGAAAGCGTTGTTTGTAAAAGACTGA
- a CDS encoding choice-of-anchor J domain-containing protein, with translation MHKKTTLRDLKVLLLKTVLPVLVLITSFYVTSAQDVVPPAKKDGRKAQSTVVTPTPRLAKHLAGATGSQLQAVEATPTDVPALNRQYAEKIAAVKQIQGEGILNTPPTVPTSNIVNDVCVFTGALVAGDPQMNNGRPFRSGVASTCAAPTACGTPFAGSGFFYDTYTMQNLTCAPQCVTVVYGVAAGQTGDVFVSAYLGSFSPTALCTNRIADGGSSSVTAGTTVTFSFNLAPNATVILVANIAFAAPCTGYTMTVTGLTCTPPPACVPIGPSVLSQVLGPSVPSQVFNQTFNTVVPLPAGWASQNLSLPVGPTGWFQGNTGVFPGNTPPGYIAANFNNTSALATISNWLFAPAVTLKNGDTLSFYTRTTNGTFPDRLQVRMNTTNQGVNVGANNTSVGDYTTLLLDINPTYTSTGYPTSWTKFTIPLSGLPAGGVAGRIAFRYFVEGGGPPGANSDYIGIDDVVYTTTLPGAPPTTCTGSTTNLTVDIQGGIPGDTYNLVLNAAPGGNLNVNNYTSGNYIPVTPLVNTTYTLVSVTSASNPCCVGTGNSGTVNITVLPATITPIAITASPSGPLCAGDPTLLTVTGASGAQTFSNLAPILVPGTGTSGPGAPYPATIAVSGLPVAGVTVSSVKLNNMNHTWTSDLDIVLQSPSGQNVILLSDHGGSNNLSNTTITFSNAAATTVPNVLNIPSGTYRPTNTAGPDTWPAPGPGPITQINPNLATFTGDMNGTWRLFTNDQVGGDLGNINGGYEINFQIPPSPPPVGWTFLWAPAAGLSSTTTNPVAASPSSTGLIP, from the coding sequence ATGCACAAAAAAACTACTTTAAGAGACCTTAAAGTGTTGTTGCTCAAAACAGTCCTTCCGGTTCTTGTTTTGATCACTTCATTTTATGTCACGAGTGCACAGGATGTTGTACCTCCGGCCAAGAAAGATGGCAGGAAAGCACAATCTACTGTTGTCACGCCAACTCCCAGGCTGGCCAAACATCTGGCCGGCGCCACGGGAAGCCAGTTGCAGGCTGTTGAAGCAACGCCAACGGATGTGCCTGCCCTCAACAGGCAGTATGCCGAAAAAATTGCTGCCGTTAAGCAAATTCAGGGCGAAGGCATCCTGAACACACCTCCTACCGTACCTACATCAAACATCGTGAACGATGTTTGTGTGTTCACAGGTGCACTGGTGGCAGGCGACCCACAGATGAATAACGGCCGTCCATTCCGGAGCGGTGTTGCATCTACCTGTGCTGCGCCAACAGCCTGCGGTACTCCTTTTGCAGGTTCGGGCTTCTTCTACGACACCTACACCATGCAGAACCTTACCTGTGCACCCCAGTGTGTAACGGTAGTTTATGGTGTAGCTGCAGGACAGACCGGTGACGTTTTTGTAAGCGCCTATCTTGGCAGCTTCAGTCCCACAGCGCTTTGCACCAACCGCATCGCTGATGGCGGATCAAGTTCGGTAACTGCAGGAACTACCGTAACATTTTCTTTCAACCTTGCTCCCAATGCAACGGTGATCCTTGTTGCAAATATTGCTTTTGCAGCTCCCTGTACCGGTTATACCATGACCGTTACCGGGCTTACCTGTACGCCTCCGCCGGCTTGCGTTCCTATCGGGCCATCTGTGCTGAGCCAGGTTCTCGGACCCTCTGTTCCATCACAGGTATTTAACCAGACATTTAATACCGTAGTTCCTTTGCCTGCTGGCTGGGCTTCTCAAAATCTCAGCCTTCCGGTTGGACCAACAGGTTGGTTCCAGGGTAATACCGGTGTATTCCCAGGCAACACACCTCCCGGTTACATCGCAGCAAACTTCAACAACACTTCTGCTTTAGCTACAATCAGTAACTGGTTGTTTGCACCAGCTGTTACATTGAAGAACGGTGATACCCTTTCATTCTATACCCGTACCACAAACGGTACATTCCCCGACAGGTTACAGGTAAGAATGAATACAACGAACCAGGGTGTTAACGTGGGTGCAAACAATACCAGTGTTGGAGATTATACCACATTGTTATTGGATATCAACCCAACATACACTTCTACCGGGTATCCAACTTCCTGGACAAAATTCACGATTCCTTTATCAGGTTTACCTGCAGGAGGCGTGGCCGGTCGTATTGCCTTCCGCTATTTTGTTGAAGGCGGTGGCCCTCCAGGAGCAAACTCGGATTATATCGGTATTGATGACGTTGTTTATACAACCACTTTACCGGGTGCTCCTCCAACAACCTGTACAGGTTCCACTACCAACTTAACAGTTGATATACAGGGCGGCATTCCGGGTGATACCTATAACCTGGTGCTCAATGCAGCCCCGGGTGGTAACTTAAACGTGAACAACTATACCAGTGGTAATTACATACCGGTTACACCGTTAGTGAATACCACATACACATTGGTTTCCGTAACCAGCGCATCTAACCCTTGCTGCGTAGGTACAGGTAACAGTGGTACAGTTAACATCACCGTTTTACCAGCCACGATCACACCGATAGCAATTACGGCCAGCCCGAGTGGTCCGCTTTGCGCCGGTGATCCTACTTTGTTAACAGTAACGGGTGCTTCCGGAGCGCAAACATTCAGCAACCTTGCACCGATCCTGGTGCCTGGAACCGGAACAAGCGGTCCTGGTGCTCCATATCCTGCAACTATTGCAGTATCTGGTCTGCCCGTAGCCGGTGTAACGGTTTCTTCGGTTAAGCTGAATAACATGAACCACACCTGGACATCTGACCTTGACATTGTATTACAATCTCCATCAGGTCAGAATGTGATCCTGTTATCAGATCATGGTGGCAGCAATAACCTGTCTAATACCACCATTACTTTCAGTAATGCAGCGGCAACTACGGTTCCGAATGTACTGAATATACCAAGTGGTACTTACAGGCCTACTAACACAGCTGGCCCTGATACATGGCCGGCCCCAGGTCCTGGACCGATCACACAGATAAACCCGAACCTGGCTACCTTTACAGGAGACATGAATGGTACATGGAGATTATTCACCAACGATCAGGTTGGCGGTGATCTTGGAAATATCAATGGTGGTTATGAAATAAACTTCCAGATACCTCCATCACCTCCACCAGTTGGATGGACCTTCTTATGGGCTCCTGCTGCAGGGTTGAGTTCAACAACAACAAACCCGGTTGCTGCTTCTCCATCATCTACAGGACTTATACCGTAA
- a CDS encoding alpha/beta fold hydrolase: MQQLLLLHGAIGSMDQFHDLREELKEQYTVHSMNFCGHGGRALPDENFSIRMFADEVLDHLVKKNIDTINIFGYSMGGYVGMYLAKYHPSRINKLITLATKFHWDEATAERETKMLDPEKIKEKLPSFAETLKTRHQPQDWKQLLNKTAQLLTEMGLNNPLKLSGYGSIETPVKLMLGDRDKMVSPEETRQVFNTLPNAQLCIIPGTPHPIELVNTSRLVWEIRDFVN; this comes from the coding sequence ATGCAACAACTGCTGTTACTGCACGGGGCCATTGGATCGATGGATCAATTTCATGATCTCCGTGAAGAACTGAAAGAACAGTACACCGTACACAGCATGAATTTTTGCGGGCACGGTGGAAGGGCTTTACCCGACGAAAATTTTTCTATCCGCATGTTTGCCGACGAGGTGCTTGATCATCTGGTTAAAAAGAATATCGATACCATAAATATTTTCGGCTACAGTATGGGAGGTTATGTCGGTATGTACCTTGCAAAATATCATCCCAGCAGAATAAATAAACTGATAACCCTTGCCACAAAATTTCATTGGGACGAAGCGACTGCAGAAAGGGAAACCAAAATGCTTGACCCGGAAAAGATTAAGGAAAAACTGCCCTCCTTTGCTGAAACATTGAAAACAAGACACCAGCCCCAGGATTGGAAACAGCTATTAAATAAAACGGCTCAACTGCTTACTGAAATGGGACTAAACAACCCATTGAAACTTTCCGGCTATGGTTCCATTGAGACCCCTGTTAAGCTCATGCTTGGCGACCGGGATAAGATGGTTAGCCCCGAAGAAACAAGGCAGGTTTTTAATACCCTGCCCAATGCCCAATTATGCATAATTCCGGGTACTCCACACCCAATTGAATTGGTTAATACTTCCAGGTTGGTTTGGGAGATCAGGGATTTTGTGAATTAA
- a CDS encoding proline dehydrogenase family protein: protein MNDPAPVFFDNTECAFAAKSDGELKKAHFLFGMMGKPWLVKAGLKITPVAIKWQIPLTKTVIRKTIFQQFVGGETLEETARVVNKLEKYKVEVILDYGVEGKEGEANFEHARDEFKKVIAYASTQPNIPFMSVKVTGFARFALLEKLHGIMSSLPGSLIKRYLNAVSALSPEERDEWHRVRLRTQQVCEEGNKKNVGVLIDAEETWIQDPVDALTILMMDIFNREKAVVYNTLQLYRHDRLQFLRDSHAAAVERDFVLGAKLVRGAYMEKERARAAAMNYQSPIQPDKEACDRDYNAAVEYCVEHLDKIALIVASHNEQSNLYTTQLLDKKGLPHNHRHVHFSQLYGMSDNITFNLARSGCSVSKYLPFGPIKDVIPYLMRRAQENSSVSGQTGRELSLIKKEMKRRRL from the coding sequence ATGAATGATCCAGCTCCGGTTTTTTTCGATAATACAGAATGTGCCTTTGCCGCAAAATCAGACGGTGAATTAAAAAAAGCCCACTTTCTTTTTGGGATGATGGGTAAGCCCTGGCTGGTAAAAGCAGGGCTGAAGATCACGCCCGTTGCCATTAAATGGCAAATACCGCTTACAAAAACGGTGATACGGAAAACGATCTTCCAGCAATTTGTTGGCGGAGAAACCCTGGAAGAAACAGCCCGGGTTGTAAATAAACTGGAAAAATACAAGGTGGAGGTAATATTGGATTATGGTGTGGAAGGTAAAGAAGGGGAAGCGAATTTTGAACACGCACGGGATGAGTTTAAAAAGGTGATCGCGTATGCTTCCACGCAGCCCAATATTCCTTTTATGAGCGTTAAGGTAACGGGCTTTGCACGGTTTGCACTGTTGGAAAAACTGCACGGCATCATGAGCAGCCTTCCCGGCAGCCTGATAAAAAGGTACCTCAACGCGGTAAGCGCTTTATCCCCGGAGGAAAGAGATGAATGGCACCGGGTAAGGCTGCGTACGCAGCAGGTATGTGAAGAGGGGAATAAGAAAAATGTGGGTGTTTTGATTGATGCAGAAGAAACCTGGATACAGGATCCCGTGGACGCCCTCACCATTTTGATGATGGATATATTCAACAGGGAAAAAGCGGTGGTTTATAACACGCTTCAATTATACCGGCACGACAGGCTTCAGTTCTTACGGGATAGCCATGCAGCGGCGGTAGAAAGGGATTTTGTCCTGGGAGCCAAGCTGGTACGAGGTGCCTATATGGAAAAAGAAAGGGCCCGGGCAGCAGCTATGAATTACCAGTCGCCCATACAACCGGATAAAGAAGCCTGCGACCGGGATTACAATGCTGCCGTGGAGTATTGTGTGGAGCATCTTGACAAAATTGCACTCATCGTTGCTTCCCATAATGAACAGAGTAATTTATATACCACCCAACTGCTCGATAAAAAAGGATTGCCCCACAACCACCGGCATGTTCATTTCTCCCAGCTTTATGGGATGAGTGATAACATCACTTTCAACCTGGCCAGGTCCGGTTGCTCGGTAAGCAAGTACCTGCCTTTTGGTCCCATCAAGGACGTGATACCATACCTGATGCGGCGTGCCCAGGAAAACAGTTCCGTTTCGGGACAAACCGGCCGGGAATTGAGCCTGATAAAAAAAGAAATGAAACGCCGGCGTCTATAG
- a CDS encoding proprotein convertase P-domain-containing protein, with amino-acid sequence MDLLMGSCCRVEFNNNKPGCCFSIIYRTYTVIGTAPGGCQTSAAITIQVYQLPAVTSQPSNVTACAGTSVTFTVGGTGQGITYQWQVSTNGGGTYTNLANGTPYSGVNTATLTVNPVSAAMTGYRYRCVISGTCPPAANSVGAILTVNALPVVTIAQTTPTCGGVAGINGTALTASGATTYVWTPNGTGSGLYTNTTATTVYTGTNLATVYAAPTTNTIYTVTGTDGTTGCSNTATVGVVFTPPPPIITPASVTMCLGDPAVKLKSSSQVASSVQFCSGAISVPIPEGNFPNPPAGAATSNITASGIPANAVITAIGATINIDHPYVGDVIIVLRSPNGQIYNLDALLNATNNAGANFTNTKIMSNGVTRLNNGTAPWTGTFRADAVGATFVAFGFTLQGGPTGYAPTTQTIGPLAPTGAAANGQWTIAMYDAGAPDLGTLTSWCLNIEYYVGAVVNPTIWTPAAGLFSDANATVPYVAGTPVDSVWVRPTPSGVYNYQATVSSSGFDAFQTFSNPAPITIPSSGTGTPYPSNIVVSGLPGSGVSVESVVLRGLSHTWSNDIDVLLQSPTGQNVILMSDVGGTGGINNATYTFRDNGAAMATGAANGTGTYRPTNFADGSGGDTWPTPGPGAFTQANPALALFGNTANANGTWRLMVVDDVGGDQGQIANGWSIEFKYPTPGCTSAPRNVTVTVNQPTTITTQPVSQTVCTDKVATFTVAAGGSGPFAYRWQVSTDVGNTWTNISNGGVYAGATSASLVITAPPVSMSGYFYRCVVTGAAPCASVTSFQVILTVNPLPTIVISAAPYTRLFPGLTTTLTSTVSPVAAQTYTWLRNGVAVAGANTGILNVDVDGQGLYTLRVMDVNGCTNTSNSVAILDSASGKCFIYPNPTSGQFQVRYYSVANNVLPRSVTVYNANGDRVLTQFYTIGRPYDRMDVDLRKSGKGLYWVEVGDMNGNRLTMCRVVVQ; translated from the coding sequence ATGGACCTTCTTATGGGCTCCTGCTGCAGGGTTGAGTTCAACAACAACAAACCCGGTTGCTGCTTCTCCATCATCTACAGGACTTATACCGTAATTGGTACTGCTCCGGGTGGTTGCCAGACTTCAGCAGCGATCACCATCCAGGTTTACCAATTACCTGCGGTTACTAGCCAGCCAAGCAATGTTACCGCTTGTGCCGGAACCAGTGTAACATTCACAGTTGGTGGTACTGGCCAGGGTATAACATACCAGTGGCAGGTAAGCACAAACGGTGGTGGTACTTATACCAACCTTGCTAATGGTACTCCTTATTCAGGTGTTAATACTGCAACGCTTACAGTTAACCCTGTATCAGCTGCAATGACCGGTTACCGCTACCGTTGCGTGATCAGTGGTACCTGTCCTCCTGCTGCTAATTCGGTAGGTGCAATACTTACTGTAAATGCACTGCCGGTTGTTACCATTGCACAAACTACTCCAACTTGTGGTGGTGTTGCCGGTATCAACGGTACAGCATTAACTGCAAGTGGTGCCACTACATATGTGTGGACACCGAATGGAACAGGTTCGGGTTTATATACCAATACCACTGCGACAACGGTTTACACAGGTACCAACCTGGCAACCGTTTATGCAGCTCCAACCACCAACACCATCTACACCGTTACCGGTACGGATGGAACAACGGGTTGCTCTAATACAGCAACAGTAGGAGTGGTATTTACACCGCCTCCACCGATCATCACACCGGCCTCTGTTACGATGTGCCTGGGTGATCCTGCCGTTAAACTGAAGAGCTCCTCACAGGTTGCTTCTTCCGTGCAGTTCTGTTCAGGTGCGATCAGTGTTCCGATTCCGGAAGGCAATTTCCCGAACCCGCCTGCTGGTGCAGCCACTTCAAACATCACTGCTTCCGGTATTCCGGCCAATGCTGTGATCACTGCCATTGGCGCAACCATCAACATCGACCACCCTTATGTTGGTGACGTGATCATCGTGTTAAGATCTCCAAACGGACAGATCTATAACCTGGATGCATTATTAAATGCAACCAATAATGCTGGTGCTAATTTTACGAACACCAAGATAATGTCTAACGGTGTGACCAGGCTTAACAACGGTACTGCTCCATGGACAGGTACTTTCAGGGCCGACGCCGTGGGCGCAACCTTTGTTGCCTTTGGTTTCACCCTTCAGGGTGGTCCTACCGGTTATGCACCTACTACACAAACCATTGGTCCTTTGGCTCCGACAGGCGCTGCGGCTAATGGTCAGTGGACAATCGCCATGTATGATGCTGGTGCTCCTGACTTGGGAACACTCACTTCATGGTGCCTGAACATTGAATATTATGTTGGTGCAGTGGTTAACCCAACCATCTGGACCCCAGCAGCCGGTTTATTCTCGGATGCAAATGCAACCGTACCTTACGTAGCTGGTACGCCGGTGGATTCTGTTTGGGTAAGGCCAACACCTTCTGGTGTTTACAATTACCAGGCAACTGTAAGTAGTTCTGGTTTCGATGCATTCCAGACATTCAGTAACCCGGCTCCGATCACCATACCTTCTTCAGGTACCGGTACTCCTTACCCATCCAACATTGTGGTAAGCGGTTTACCAGGATCCGGAGTCAGTGTTGAGAGTGTTGTTTTAAGAGGATTAAGCCATACCTGGAGCAATGACATAGATGTATTGCTGCAATCACCAACCGGACAAAATGTAATATTAATGTCAGACGTTGGTGGTACCGGAGGAATCAATAATGCTACGTATACTTTCCGTGATAATGGAGCAGCGATGGCAACAGGTGCAGCAAACGGCACAGGTACCTATCGTCCAACCAACTTTGCTGATGGTAGTGGTGGCGACACCTGGCCAACTCCTGGTCCGGGTGCATTCACACAAGCCAACCCGGCCCTGGCATTGTTTGGTAACACAGCCAACGCAAACGGTACCTGGAGATTAATGGTAGTTGATGACGTAGGCGGTGACCAGGGTCAGATAGCCAATGGATGGAGTATCGAGTTCAAATACCCGACTCCGGGTTGTACATCTGCTCCAAGAAATGTTACCGTAACGGTTAACCAGCCAACCACTATCACTACACAGCCGGTTAGTCAAACCGTTTGTACCGATAAGGTGGCAACCTTTACCGTTGCGGCTGGAGGTTCCGGTCCATTTGCCTACAGGTGGCAGGTAAGCACCGATGTGGGTAATACATGGACTAACATTTCCAATGGAGGTGTTTATGCCGGTGCTACTTCAGCATCCCTTGTTATCACGGCTCCGCCGGTGAGCATGAGCGGTTATTTCTACCGTTGTGTTGTAACCGGTGCTGCACCTTGTGCAAGTGTTACATCCTTCCAGGTTATCTTAACGGTTAATCCGTTGCCAACGATCGTGATCTCGGCAGCGCCTTATACCCGGTTATTCCCTGGATTGACAACAACCCTTACTTCTACAGTTTCTCCGGTTGCTGCACAGACATATACATGGCTGCGCAATGGTGTAGCCGTTGCCGGTGCCAATACCGGTATACTGAACGTAGATGTTGACGGTCAGGGTCTTTACACATTAAGGGTTATGGATGTGAACGGATGTACCAACACTTCTAATTCAGTTGCTATACTGGATTCTGCAAGCGGAAAGTGCTTCATCTATCCGAATCCAACAAGTGGTCAGTTCCAGGTCAGGTACTACAGCGTTGCAAACAACGTATTACCAAGGTCTGTTACGGTTTACAATGCGAATGGCGACAGGGTACTTACCCAGTTCTATACCATTGGAAGGCCATACGACAGAATGGATGTTGACCTGAGAAAGAGTGGAAAAGGACTTTACTGGGTTGAAGTGGGTGACATGAATGGCAACCGCTTGACCATGTGTAGAGTAGTAGTTCAATAA
- a CDS encoding 1-acyl-sn-glycerol-3-phosphate acyltransferase — protein sequence MSTWLTRIKESAFVKKIIYTVVGSLSYPGLNVLNKLQVNGMEKLQQLPKKNVLFVSNHQTYFAEVICFLHIFCAVSWGKKRKLGIPYYLLWPYTRIQFVSAEETMKKNLLSKLFALAGSIMVKRVWVTDAKEVRKGLDPSDTRKISRALDKNWVITFPQGTTTPFVPGRKGTAFIIKHQRPVVVPVVIDGFSTAFDKKGLKLIKKGTRLSVTFKDPLQIDFEDSTEKILEDIMDAIEQSKKFMPGKEQPD from the coding sequence ATGAGTACGTGGCTTACCAGGATCAAAGAATCGGCTTTTGTAAAAAAAATCATCTATACGGTTGTCGGCAGTCTTTCTTACCCGGGACTGAATGTGCTGAACAAACTCCAGGTGAACGGGATGGAGAAACTGCAGCAGCTTCCTAAAAAGAATGTGCTTTTTGTAAGCAACCATCAAACCTATTTTGCGGAAGTGATCTGTTTCTTACACATTTTTTGCGCCGTAAGCTGGGGTAAAAAAAGAAAACTGGGCATTCCCTATTACTTACTCTGGCCATATACCCGTATCCAGTTTGTGTCGGCAGAAGAAACCATGAAGAAGAACCTGCTCAGCAAACTGTTTGCATTGGCCGGATCCATTATGGTAAAACGTGTCTGGGTCACCGATGCAAAGGAAGTGCGCAAGGGCCTTGACCCCAGCGATACCCGGAAGATCTCCCGGGCACTGGATAAGAACTGGGTCATCACTTTCCCGCAGGGCACCACCACGCCGTTTGTGCCGGGCCGCAAGGGAACAGCCTTTATCATCAAACATCAAAGACCGGTCGTAGTTCCTGTGGTCATTGACGGATTCAGTACTGCATTCGATAAAAAAGGGCTGAAGCTCATTAAGAAAGGAACCAGGCTTTCTGTAACATTTAAGGATCCCTTGCAGATCGATTTTGAGGATTCAACGGAAAAGATACTGGAAGACATCATGGATGCCATTGAACAAAGTAAAAAGTTCATGCCCGGAAAAGAACAACCGGACTAA
- the hxpB gene encoding hexitol phosphatase HxpB — protein sequence MKQDTVIFDMDGLLIDSEPLWKEAAEELFATYGIELSDKQYATTTGLRTREFLNFWFRHFKLPAKQTEDAEKIVVSRVTELVKQKGQPMPGVPYIFEFFKERGFTIGLATSSSPVLIEVVTGILGIDADLGAVSSADELSYGKPHPEVYLNCAKKLSALPWQCICFEDSFNGMIAAKAAGMKCVVIPAPPENDRPVWAAADLKLMSLNDFTESSLMDLGH from the coding sequence ATGAAACAGGATACGGTTATTTTCGACATGGATGGTTTGCTTATTGACTCTGAACCACTGTGGAAAGAAGCAGCTGAAGAGTTGTTTGCAACCTATGGCATTGAATTATCGGATAAACAATATGCAACGACCACCGGTTTACGCACCAGGGAGTTTTTAAATTTCTGGTTCCGCCATTTTAAACTTCCTGCCAAACAAACGGAGGACGCCGAAAAGATCGTTGTAAGCCGGGTTACCGAACTGGTAAAGCAAAAAGGGCAACCCATGCCGGGCGTACCGTACATTTTTGAGTTCTTCAAAGAGCGGGGCTTTACGATCGGCCTGGCCACTTCATCATCCCCGGTTCTTATTGAAGTGGTAACCGGGATACTGGGCATTGATGCTGACCTGGGAGCGGTATCATCTGCCGATGAGCTTTCATACGGAAAGCCCCACCCCGAGGTTTACCTGAATTGTGCCAAAAAACTTTCGGCCCTGCCCTGGCAGTGCATCTGCTTTGAGGATTCATTCAACGGGATGATCGCCGCAAAAGCGGCCGGGATGAAATGTGTGGTTATTCCCGCTCCACCGGAAAATGACAGGCCGGTATGGGCCGCAGCAGATCTTAAACTGATGTCGCTCAATGATTTCACTGAATCATCATTAATGGATCTCGGCCATTGA